In the Brienomyrus brachyistius isolate T26 chromosome 20, BBRACH_0.4, whole genome shotgun sequence genome, one interval contains:
- the LOC125715866 gene encoding tumor necrosis factor receptor superfamily member 6-like: MKMKCGLLILALFIQIALHSTTPFSFHSLREGRRVKREECQHGDYVYKGEKCCKCPPGYYVKTNCGINVQTKCEPCQENTYYEKPNSGTECERCRSCNANVHQETEEKCTKLQNTKCRCMQGYWGVCQDNCQCHSCDKCEGHDILAPCTGTNNTVCGEPFGDIHHKWIVPVIVILLFLVLVLVLVLVLEFFWKRSGAGRSNPEEVPLVPGVDLSNHLYDIVEELGPQLVKQLAIGSGVRETQIEMRITEHPQNIKEQCYSILRDWYERKGLNQAFPELIRFLQRKGKKDNAERLKKLINPNPRETASVNMDNPEHPA; this comes from the exons atgaaaatgaaatgtggaCTGCTTATATTAGCTCTTTTTATTCAG atCGCTTTGCATTCGACTACACCATTTTCTTTTCATTCCCTTCGTGAGGGAAGACGTGTGAAAAGGGAGGAATGCCAGCATGGTGATTATGTATACAAAGGGgaaaaatgctgtaaatgtccaCCTG GTTATTATGTCAAAACTAACTGTGGGATAAATGTTCAGACAAAGTGTGAGCCGTGTCAAGAAAACACCTACTATGAAAAGCCCAATAGCGGGACGGAATGTGAGCGATGTCGGTCCTGCAATGCAAACG TGCATCAGGAAACAGAAGAGAAATGTACAAAACTCCAGAATACAAAATGCAGGTGTATGCAAGGATATTGGGGGGTCTGTCAGGATAACTGTCAGTGCCATTCTTGTGACAA ATGCGAGGGCCATGATATCCTTGCACCCTGCACAGGCACAAACAACACCGTGTGCGGAGAACCCTTCG GTGACATCCATCATAAATGGATTGTTCCAGTCATAGTGATACTGCTTTTTCTTGTACTTGTACTTGTACTTGTACTTGTACTTGAATTTTTCTGGAAGAGAAGCG GAGCTGGCAGGAGTAATCCAGAG GAAGTCCCCTTAGTGCCAG GTGTCGACCTCTCGAACCACTTGTACGACATCGTGGAAGAACTAGGACCGCAGCTGGTTAAACAGCTGGCAATCGGGTCGGGCGTGAGGGAGACCCAGATAGAGATGCGCATCACTGAACACCCACAGAACATTAAGGAGCAGTGTTACAGCATACTGAGGGACTGGTACGAAAGAAAAGGGCTGAACCAAGCGTTTCCAGAGCTCATCAGGTTCCTGCAAAGAAAAGGCAAAAAAGATAATGCAGAAAGACTTAAGAAGTTAATTAACCCGAATCCCAGAGAAACTGCATCTGTAAATATGGACAATCCTGAGCACCCTGCCTAG